A region from the Branchiostoma lanceolatum isolate klBraLanc5 chromosome 2, klBraLanc5.hap2, whole genome shotgun sequence genome encodes:
- the LOC136427947 gene encoding non-neuronal cytoplasmic intermediate filament protein-like produces the protein MASKAARAGVGGAKPVVAPAIPTEGALQTLADARVTRSSEKRELVVLNDRFANYIEKVRSLQERNTKLTTQIRIQEAREETDIAELYETELTELRALVDQLTQEKAQLDAESASWQARTQEWQTKCETETATTEAMRTELTTVKTEVDAATVERVGVENKLTTAQEEIEFLKRVYDEETRKVQYQLNQTVAIVETEAPIITGPDLSETLREIRMQYEIMGRANREEDEAKYKLKFSEFAQQRELDNEALVSARSELTNLKRMLQSIVTETQTLKNKTGSLETNIAETEARRLKEIEEYKLAIGELEQQIEKMKLEMTQHTVEYQELMNIKMALDVEIAAYRKLLEGEELRLFSEAQPKRQT, from the exons ATGGCTAGCAAAGCAGCACGAGCGGGCGTTGGCGGTGCAAAGCCCGTTGTCGCCCCCGCCATCCCGACCGAAGGAGCGCTGCAAACCCTCGCCGACGCCAGGGTCACCCGCAGTAGTGAGAAGAGGGAGCTGGTGGTCCTCAACGACCGCTTCGCCAACTACATCGAGAAGGTGCGCTCCCTGCAGGAGCGGAACACCAAGCTGACGACCCAGATCAGGATCCAGGAGGCGCGGGAGGAGACTGACATCGCTGAGCTGTACGAGACGGAGCTGACGGAGCTGAGGGCGCTGGTGGACCAGCTGACTCAGGAGAAGGCTCAGCTGGACGCCGAGAGCGCCAGCTGGCAGGCACGGACTCAGGAGTGGCAGACCAA GTGCGAGACCGAGACTGCCACGACTGAGGCCATGCGGACAGAACTGACAACGGTCAAAACG GAGGTTGATGCAGCGACTGTGGAGCGTGTTGGAGTGGAAAACAAGCTGACCACCGCGCAGGAGGAGATTGAGTTCCTCAAGAGGGTCTATGATGAG GAGACGCGTAAGGTGCAGTACCAGTTGAACCAGACAGTGGCCATTGTTGAGACCGAGGCTCCGATCATCACTGGACCTGACCTGAGCGAGACTCTGCGTGAGATCCGCATGCAGTACGAGATCATGGGACGGGCCAACAGGGAGGAGGACGAGGCCAAGTACAAGCTCAAG TTCAGCGAGTTCGCCCAGCAGCGGGAGCTTGATAACGAGGCTCTGGTTTCCGCCCGGTCCGAGCTGACCAACCTGAAGAGGATGCTTCAGTCTATCGTCACCGAGACACAGACACTCAAGAACAAG ACCGGGTCCCTGGAGACGAACATCGCGGAGACAGAGGCCCGCCGTCTGAAGGAGATTGAGGAGTACAAGCTGGCGATCGGCGAGCTGGAGCAGCAGATCGAGAAGATGAAGCTGGAGATGACGCAGCACACCGTGGAGTACCAGGAGCTCATGAACATCAAGATGGCGCTGGACGTGGAGATAGCGGCCTACAGGAAGCTGCTGGAAGGGGAGGAGTTGAG GCTCTTCAGCGAAGCCCAACCAAAACGTCAAACGTGA
- the LOC136426918 gene encoding non-neuronal cytoplasmic intermediate filament protein-like: protein MNERRSRIVQGKNTVHQSGQCHHIAGRGGRRAADHGRRTQARSQEKEELSSLNNRFASYIQNMRSLQQRNSALEGQVLKLQATETTAHTKALFEKETKDLRKLVDELSEDKAKMVLERNKWRDQAEEYKKKWDDEAAWHAELNTEVAKLNKDLYAVTLIRVDLQNKLATMQEEIDFMVSVHKQELKQLQDQLNESLSIVAVEQTQEAGPDVIAELYDLRQIYGNFCRDIQEEAEANTARNGHVS from the exons ATGAACGAG AGGCGAAGCCGAATCGTTCAAGGCAAGAACACGGTCCATCAGAGCGGGCAATGTCATCACATCGCTGGGAGGGGCGGGCGGCGCGCTGCAGACCATGGCCGACGCACGCAGGCCCGGTCCCAAGAGAAAGAGGAACTGTCCTCCCTGAACAACCGCTTCGCCTCCTACATCCAGAATATGCGCTCCCTCCAACAACGCAACTCCGCACTGGAGGGGCAGGTTCTGAAGCTACAGGCGACGGAGACGACGGCACACACGAAGGCGCTGTTTGAGAAGGAGACCAAGGACCTGCGGAAGCTGGTCGACGAGCTATCCGAAGACAAGGCCAAGATGGTGCTGGAGAGGAACAAATGGAGGGATCAGGCTGAGGAGTACAAGAAAAA GTGGGACGATGAGGCGGCCTGGCACGCCGAGCTGAATACTGAGGTTGCAAAGCTCAATAAA GACTTGTACGCCGTGACACTGATACGTGTGGACCTCCAGAATAAGCTTGCTACTATGCAGGAAGAGATCGATTTCATGGTGTCGGTTCACAAGCAG GAACTGAAGCAACTTCAAGACCAGTTGAACGAGAGCCTGTCCATTGTTGCCGTGGAGCAGACCCAGGAAGCTGGACCTGATGTCATCGCTGAGCTGTATGACCTGCGGCAGATCTATGGAAACTTCTGCCGGGACATTCAGGAGGAAGCAGAGGCCAACACTGcgcgaaatggccacgtatcctga